The following coding sequences are from one Streptomyces venezuelae window:
- a CDS encoding heme-degrading domain-containing protein has translation MSTPPAPANAPSIDELEAQERRLVLPHFTYDDAWALGTLLVDLAREREAPVAIDIHRGGQQLFHAALPGSTPDNDAWITRKRRVVERYGCSSLLVGSRFRAKGTTFEDASRLDLDAYAAHGGAFPIAVEGAGVIGAVVVSGLPQVKDHALVVEALEKFLAT, from the coding sequence GTGAGCACTCCTCCCGCCCCCGCGAACGCCCCCTCCATCGACGAGCTGGAGGCCCAGGAACGCCGCCTGGTCCTGCCCCACTTCACGTACGACGACGCGTGGGCCCTCGGCACGCTCCTGGTGGACCTCGCCCGCGAGCGCGAAGCCCCCGTCGCCATCGACATCCACCGCGGCGGCCAGCAGCTCTTCCACGCGGCGCTCCCCGGCTCGACCCCGGACAACGACGCCTGGATCACCCGCAAACGCCGCGTCGTGGAACGCTACGGCTGCTCCTCCCTCCTGGTCGGCTCCCGCTTCCGCGCCAAGGGCACGACCTTCGAGGACGCCTCCCGCCTCGACCTCGACGCGTACGCGGCCCACGGCGGCGCGTTCCCGATCGCGGTCGAGGGCGCGGGGGTGATCGGCGCGGTGGTGGTGTCGGGGCTGCCGCAGGTGAAGGACCATGCGTTGGTGGTCGAGGCGCTGGAAAAGTTTCTCGCAACCTGA
- a CDS encoding Gfo/Idh/MocA family oxidoreductase, translated as MTGTGSTRPTPGSPHPSPGSPLRVGLIGYGLAGSVFHAPLIAATEGFVLDTVVTSNPERQAQARAEFGDALRCAASADELWDRADELDLIVIASPNKTHVSLATAALKAGLPAVVDKPIAGTAAEARELAALADERGLLLSVFQNRRWDNDFRTLRKLLDDGGLGDVWRFESRFERWRPRPKGGWRESGDPQEIGGLLYDLGSHVVDQALVLFGPAVSVYAESDVRRPGAEADDDTFIAVTHANGVRSHLYVSATTAQLGPRFRVLGSEAGYVKYGLDPQEAALRDGKRPATHTPWGVEDEAMWGRVGSGESPLTGGGSPAPTLPGDYPAYYAAVAAALRGEGRNPVSAHEAAAALDVLEAARRSARDGVTVTL; from the coding sequence ATGACTGGTACAGGCTCCACGCGCCCCACGCCGGGCTCCCCGCACCCCTCCCCGGGCTCGCCGCTCCGCGTCGGCCTCATCGGATACGGACTCGCGGGTTCCGTCTTCCACGCCCCGCTGATCGCCGCCACCGAGGGTTTCGTCCTCGACACGGTCGTGACGTCGAACCCCGAGCGCCAGGCACAGGCACGCGCCGAGTTCGGCGACGCCCTGCGCTGCGCGGCCTCCGCGGACGAGCTGTGGGACCGGGCGGACGAGCTCGACCTGATCGTCATCGCCTCCCCGAACAAGACCCACGTCTCCCTCGCGACCGCCGCCCTCAAGGCGGGCCTGCCGGCCGTCGTGGACAAGCCGATCGCCGGCACGGCCGCCGAGGCGCGCGAGCTCGCGGCCCTCGCCGACGAGCGGGGGCTCCTCCTGTCGGTCTTCCAGAACCGCCGCTGGGACAACGACTTCCGTACGCTGCGCAAGCTGCTCGACGACGGTGGACTCGGCGACGTGTGGCGCTTCGAGTCCCGCTTCGAACGGTGGCGGCCGCGGCCGAAGGGCGGCTGGCGCGAGTCCGGCGACCCGCAGGAGATCGGCGGCCTCCTCTACGACCTGGGCAGCCACGTCGTCGACCAGGCCCTCGTCCTGTTCGGCCCCGCGGTGAGCGTGTACGCGGAGTCGGACGTACGCCGTCCGGGCGCGGAGGCCGACGACGACACGTTCATCGCGGTCACGCACGCGAACGGCGTCCGCTCGCACCTGTACGTCAGCGCGACGACCGCCCAGCTCGGCCCGCGCTTCCGCGTCCTCGGCTCCGAGGCGGGCTACGTGAAGTACGGCCTCGACCCGCAGGAGGCGGCCCTCCGCGACGGCAAGCGTCCGGCCACCCACACCCCGTGGGGCGTGGAGGACGAGGCGATGTGGGGCCGGGTCGGCTCCGGCGAGTCCCCGCTGACCGGCGGCGGCAGCCCCGCCCCGACCCTGCCGGGCGACTACCCCGCGTACTACGCGGCGGTGGCCGCGGCACTGCGCGGCGAGGGCCGGAACCCCGTCTCCGCGCACGAGGCGGCGGCGGCCCTCGACGTCCTGGAGGCGGCGCGCCGCTCGGCCCGCGACGGTGTGACGGTGACGCTGTGA
- a CDS encoding fumarylacetoacetate hydrolase family protein, producing the protein MKLLRVGTSGAERPALLDAEGTLRDLSGVVADIDGSVLADAAALDRIRAAADAGDLPVLDAAGLRVGPPVGRVGKVVCIGLNYHDHARETGAEPPAEPVVFFKAADTVIGPDDTVLVPRRSVKTDWEVELAVVIGRTARYLESDEEALAHVAGYAVAHDVSEREFQIERGGTWDKGKNCETFNPLGPWLVTADEIADPQALSLKLWVNGELKQDGTTADQIFPVAEVVRYVSQFMTLYPGDVINTGTPAGVAMGQPEPKPYLRAGDVVELEIEGLGRQRQELKDA; encoded by the coding sequence ATGAAGCTGCTGCGAGTCGGTACGTCAGGCGCGGAGCGCCCCGCGCTCCTCGACGCCGAGGGAACCCTCAGGGACCTGTCGGGGGTGGTCGCCGACATCGACGGCAGCGTGCTCGCCGACGCGGCGGCGCTCGACCGGATCAGGGCCGCCGCCGACGCCGGTGACCTGCCCGTACTCGACGCGGCCGGGCTGCGCGTAGGGCCGCCGGTGGGGCGGGTGGGCAAGGTCGTCTGCATCGGCCTGAACTACCACGACCACGCCCGCGAGACGGGCGCGGAGCCGCCCGCCGAGCCCGTCGTCTTCTTCAAGGCGGCGGACACGGTGATCGGCCCCGACGACACCGTCCTGGTGCCGCGCCGCTCCGTGAAGACGGACTGGGAGGTCGAGCTCGCCGTGGTCATCGGACGTACGGCGCGCTACCTGGAGTCGGACGAGGAGGCGCTCGCGCACGTCGCGGGGTACGCGGTGGCCCACGACGTGTCCGAGCGGGAGTTCCAGATCGAGCGGGGCGGCACCTGGGACAAGGGCAAGAACTGCGAGACGTTCAACCCGCTGGGCCCCTGGCTCGTCACCGCCGACGAGATCGCCGACCCGCAGGCCCTGTCCCTGAAACTCTGGGTCAACGGTGAGCTGAAGCAGGACGGCACGACCGCCGACCAGATCTTCCCGGTCGCGGAAGTCGTGCGCTACGTGAGCCAGTTCATGACCCTCTACCCCGGCGACGTCATCAACACGGGGACGCCCGCGGGCGTGGCGATGGGGCAGCCGGAGCCGAAGCCGTACCTGCGGGCCGGTGACGTGGTGGAGCTGGAGATCGAGGGGCTCGGGCGGCAGAGGCAGGAGTTGAAGGACGCGTAG
- a CDS encoding GntR family transcriptional regulator codes for MDNLTPGLDPEPPAHLLTQAPGAPVRSGIPEHGRIPKYYAVKARMAGLIEELGDGQPLPTERDLAERYEVARETVRQALRELLLEGRLRRQGRGTVVAGPKLEQPLSLASYTEGVRRQGRTPGRNLISLDRFPCPGPLAAEIGAEPGEAVWHMERVLLADDERVGLESTYVSVARVPRLDADFEPDSSFYAYLRDRLGISFGDADERIETVLATPREALLIGTPPALPMLLIHRLSRDTSGRPLERVRTLYRGDRFSFTTHLG; via the coding sequence GTGGACAACCTCACCCCCGGCCTCGACCCCGAACCCCCGGCCCACCTGCTCACGCAGGCGCCCGGCGCGCCCGTCCGCTCCGGGATTCCCGAGCACGGGCGCATCCCGAAGTACTACGCCGTGAAGGCCAGGATGGCGGGGCTCATCGAGGAGTTGGGGGACGGGCAGCCGCTGCCCACCGAGCGCGATCTCGCCGAGCGGTACGAGGTGGCGCGGGAGACCGTGCGGCAGGCGTTGCGTGAACTGCTCCTGGAGGGGCGGCTCCGCAGGCAGGGGCGCGGCACGGTCGTCGCGGGCCCGAAGCTGGAGCAGCCGCTGTCGCTCGCCAGCTACACGGAAGGCGTGCGCAGGCAAGGGCGTACGCCCGGACGTAATCTCATCTCCCTTGATCGCTTCCCCTGCCCCGGCCCCCTCGCCGCCGAGATCGGCGCCGAACCCGGCGAAGCCGTCTGGCACATGGAGCGTGTGCTGCTCGCCGACGACGAGCGCGTGGGCCTGGAGAGCACCTACGTCTCCGTCGCCCGCGTGCCCCGCCTCGACGCCGACTTCGAACCCGACTCGTCCTTCTACGCGTACCTGCGCGACCGCCTCGGCATCTCCTTCGGCGACGCCGACGAACGGATCGAGACCGTCCTCGCCACGCCCCGCGAGGCCCTTCTCATCGGGACGCCGCCCGCACTCCCCATGCTGCTGATCCACCGGCTGTCGCGGGACACCTCGGGCCGCCCGCTGGAGCGGGTGCGCACCCTCTACCGGGGCGACCGGTTCTCGTTCACCACGCACCTCGGCTGA
- a CDS encoding ABC transporter ATP-binding protein, with translation MGSGIRFDRVCVAYDGTTVLDSLDLTVEPGEVMALLGPSGSGKTTALRAVAGFVRPVSGRVFLGDRDVTDLPPHQRGIGMVVQQYALFPHMRVEDNVAFGLKARKAAKGDIGVRVAEALGMVGMASYAKRYPRELSGGQQQRVAIARALAIRPDVLLLDEPLSALDAQLRSGMLGELARLHRELPDVSILYVTHDQVEALTLADRIAVMDRARLRDCGTPQELYRAPRTEFTASFVGNANLLAVTVGADGVFLGDTELKVDTGGVAAGVTATLCVRPHLVGLGDGPNALTGRVVEVQWRGATHRVYVEVAGERVKADLRELREPPAVGDVVTLHFAAEDAVLLAGGVTDG, from the coding sequence ATGGGCAGCGGCATCCGTTTCGACCGGGTCTGCGTCGCGTACGACGGGACCACTGTCCTCGACTCCCTCGACCTGACCGTCGAGCCCGGCGAGGTCATGGCCCTGCTCGGGCCGTCGGGGTCCGGCAAGACCACGGCGCTGCGGGCCGTCGCGGGGTTCGTGCGGCCCGTGTCCGGGCGGGTGTTCCTCGGGGACCGCGACGTCACGGACCTGCCGCCGCACCAGCGGGGCATCGGGATGGTCGTCCAGCAGTACGCCCTCTTCCCGCACATGCGGGTCGAGGACAACGTGGCGTTCGGTCTGAAGGCGCGGAAGGCGGCCAAGGGGGACATCGGAGTACGCGTCGCCGAAGCGCTCGGCATGGTCGGCATGGCCTCGTACGCCAAGCGGTACCCGCGCGAGCTCTCCGGCGGTCAGCAGCAGCGCGTCGCCATCGCGCGGGCGCTCGCCATCCGGCCCGACGTGCTCCTGCTCGACGAGCCGCTGTCCGCGCTCGACGCGCAGCTGCGGTCGGGAATGCTGGGTGAACTGGCCCGTCTGCACCGCGAGTTGCCGGACGTGTCGATCCTGTACGTCACGCACGACCAGGTCGAGGCGCTCACCCTCGCCGACCGCATCGCCGTCATGGACCGGGCGCGGCTCCGGGACTGCGGGACGCCGCAGGAGCTGTACCGGGCACCCCGTACGGAGTTCACCGCGTCGTTCGTCGGCAACGCGAACCTCCTCGCGGTGACGGTGGGGGCGGACGGGGTGTTCCTCGGCGACACCGAGCTGAAGGTCGACACGGGGGGCGTGGCCGCCGGGGTGACGGCCACGCTGTGCGTGCGGCCCCACCTGGTGGGGCTCGGGGACGGGCCCAATGCCCTGACCGGGCGGGTCGTCGAGGTGCAGTGGCGGGGCGCCACGCACCGGGTGTACGTCGAGGTCGCCGGGGAGCGGGTCAAGGCGGACCTGCGGGAACTCCGTGAACCGCCCGCCGTCGGTGACGTGGTCACGTTGCACTTCGCCGCCGAAGACGCGGTGCTCCTGGCCGGAGGGGTGACCGATGGCTAG
- a CDS encoding radical SAM protein, protein MQLPAFVDLRPIGRCNLSCPFCFGPRHEVPSMSWDTARNVVDVLRDGGVQGVVISGGEPTLLPYLPDLVGALRKPFDDGRPAPRVVLSTNGLAPRKAMDRVLPHLSWIALPLESADRKEHGLLRTGSPAPHRDRVLRLLGEVRENHEHVRVKLGTVVTRLNVKGAPQVLDLIEDASLPDVWKVYQMSETNYGADNRDWLALGDEEFEDVVSACREAARQRGVPLRVYRNSTRTGSYFFIDPDCGIVVVDEGEERRIGNLFEKLADDTLRPAQLLTPARNVENFAGTYPDQ, encoded by the coding sequence ATGCAGCTGCCCGCATTCGTGGACCTACGCCCCATCGGCCGCTGCAATCTCAGCTGCCCCTTCTGTTTCGGACCGCGTCACGAGGTCCCTTCCATGTCTTGGGACACAGCTCGGAACGTGGTCGACGTCCTGCGGGACGGCGGGGTGCAGGGTGTCGTCATCTCCGGTGGTGAACCGACTCTGCTCCCCTACCTCCCGGACCTCGTAGGGGCGCTGCGCAAGCCCTTCGACGACGGGCGGCCCGCCCCCCGCGTCGTCCTCAGCACCAACGGCCTCGCGCCCCGGAAAGCCATGGACCGCGTCCTGCCGCACCTCTCCTGGATCGCCCTGCCCCTGGAGTCCGCGGACCGGAAGGAGCACGGCCTCCTGCGCACCGGCAGCCCCGCACCGCACCGCGACCGGGTACTGCGCCTGCTCGGTGAGGTGCGCGAGAACCACGAGCACGTCCGGGTGAAGCTGGGCACCGTCGTCACCCGCCTCAACGTCAAGGGCGCGCCGCAGGTCCTGGACCTGATCGAGGACGCGTCCCTGCCGGACGTCTGGAAGGTCTACCAGATGTCCGAGACCAATTACGGCGCGGACAACCGGGACTGGCTCGCCCTCGGCGACGAGGAGTTCGAGGACGTCGTGAGCGCGTGCCGGGAAGCCGCACGGCAGCGCGGTGTCCCCCTGCGGGTGTACCGGAACTCCACCCGGACCGGCAGCTACTTCTTCATCGATCCGGACTGCGGGATCGTCGTCGTCGACGAGGGTGAGGAACGCAGAATCGGGAATCTTTTCGAAAAGCTGGCGGACGACACGCTCCGGCCCGCCCAACTGCTCACCCCTGCCAGGAACGTCGAGAACTTCGCCGGCACCTACCCGGACCAGTGA
- a CDS encoding phosphonatase-like hydrolase, whose protein sequence is MNAPADAPAVDAGRIGLVVLDMAGTTVADGGLVEQAFAAAARELGVEPDSADHAAKLEYVRATMGESKISVFRHLFGEERRAQQANVAFEKAYGTLVDGGRIAPVPGAREAIEELADDGRTVVLTTGFARVTQDAILDALGWRDLVGLTLCPADAGGRGRPYPDMVLAAFLRTGAADGVRDVAVAGDTAYDMLSGVRAGASVVAGVLTGAHGDAALREAGATHVLGSVAELPALLRGVG, encoded by the coding sequence ATGAACGCACCTGCCGACGCACCTGCCGTGGACGCCGGTCGTATCGGGCTCGTCGTGCTCGACATGGCCGGCACCACCGTCGCCGACGGAGGCCTCGTCGAGCAGGCCTTCGCCGCCGCCGCGCGCGAACTCGGCGTCGAGCCCGACTCCGCCGACCACGCGGCGAAGCTGGAGTACGTCCGCGCCACCATGGGCGAGTCCAAGATCTCCGTCTTCCGGCACCTGTTCGGCGAGGAGAGGCGCGCGCAGCAGGCCAACGTCGCCTTCGAGAAGGCGTACGGGACGCTCGTCGACGGGGGCCGCATCGCACCCGTCCCCGGCGCACGCGAGGCCATCGAGGAGCTCGCGGACGACGGCCGCACCGTCGTCCTCACCACGGGGTTCGCCCGCGTCACACAGGACGCCATCCTCGACGCGCTCGGGTGGCGGGACCTGGTCGGCCTCACCCTGTGCCCCGCCGACGCGGGCGGGCGCGGGCGCCCCTACCCCGACATGGTGCTCGCCGCCTTCCTGCGGACCGGCGCCGCGGACGGCGTGCGGGACGTCGCCGTCGCGGGCGACACGGCCTACGACATGCTCAGCGGCGTACGCGCGGGCGCGTCGGTCGTCGCCGGGGTGCTGACGGGCGCGCACGGGGACGCCGCGCTGCGCGAGGCCGGCGCGACCCACGTACTCGGCTCCGTCGCCGAACTGCCCGCCCTGCTCCGGGGCGTCGGCTGA
- a CDS encoding TIGR03364 family FAD-dependent oxidoreductase, whose product MRVIVVGAGVVGTMHAWHALDRGHEVVQIERESEARGASLRNFGQIWVSGRAGGEELDTALRARELWEEIGARVPGLGFRANGSLTLVRNDREHAVAEAALARPDAAARGYKLLTADEARALNPALRGGFSAALWCERDAAVEPRTAQLRLRAALSASPRYTFLPGREVRDVVGENAVRDDHGDVHTGDAVVLATGAWLGGLVRELAGPDLPVRRVRLQMMQTEPLGEPLTTSVADADSFRYYPAYKSAALDALNSAQEQAPTAAAHKMQLLMVQRQDGGLTIGDTHEYEHPFAFDTVEDPYDHLTEVVEGFLGRPLPKIRRRWAGVYAQCVDTSRVVHRQQVRDGVWLVTGPGGRGMTCSPAIAERTADELGW is encoded by the coding sequence GTGAGAGTCATCGTCGTAGGAGCCGGCGTGGTGGGAACCATGCACGCCTGGCACGCACTGGACCGCGGCCACGAGGTCGTACAGATCGAGCGGGAGAGCGAGGCCCGGGGCGCGTCGCTGCGCAACTTCGGGCAGATATGGGTGAGCGGCCGGGCGGGCGGCGAAGAGCTCGACACCGCCCTGCGCGCCCGCGAGCTGTGGGAGGAGATCGGCGCCCGCGTCCCGGGCCTCGGCTTCCGGGCCAACGGCTCCCTCACCCTCGTCCGCAACGACCGCGAGCACGCCGTCGCCGAGGCCGCCCTCGCCCGTCCGGACGCCGCCGCCCGCGGGTACAAGCTGCTCACCGCCGACGAGGCACGGGCCCTCAACCCGGCCCTGCGCGGCGGGTTCAGCGCCGCCCTGTGGTGCGAACGGGACGCGGCCGTCGAGCCCCGCACCGCCCAACTGCGGCTCAGGGCGGCACTGTCGGCATCGCCCCGCTACACCTTCCTGCCCGGCCGTGAGGTCCGCGACGTCGTCGGCGAGAACGCCGTGCGCGACGACCACGGCGACGTGCACACCGGTGACGCCGTCGTCCTCGCCACCGGCGCCTGGCTCGGCGGCCTCGTCCGCGAGCTCGCGGGACCCGACCTGCCCGTGCGCCGCGTACGCCTGCAGATGATGCAGACCGAGCCCCTCGGCGAACCGCTCACCACCTCCGTCGCCGACGCGGACAGCTTCCGCTACTACCCGGCGTACAAGTCGGCGGCTCTGGACGCGCTCAACTCGGCGCAGGAGCAGGCGCCGACCGCCGCCGCGCACAAGATGCAGCTGCTCATGGTGCAGCGCCAGGACGGCGGCCTGACCATCGGCGACACCCACGAGTACGAGCACCCCTTCGCCTTCGACACCGTCGAGGACCCCTACGACCACCTCACCGAGGTCGTCGAGGGCTTCCTCGGCCGTCCGCTGCCGAAGATCAGGCGGCGCTGGGCCGGGGTGTACGCGCAGTGCGTCGACACGAGCCGTGTCGTGCACCGGCAGCAGGTGCGCGACGGCGTGTGGCTGGTCACCGGGCCCGGCGGGCGCGGCATGACCTGCTCGCCCGCCATCGCCGAGCGGACCGCCGACGAACTGGGATGGTGA
- a CDS encoding ROK family transcriptional regulator: MKSYVQRENPGVNLPALRGHNAALVLDLLRAAGETGISRLELAERTGLTPQAVSKITARLRAEGLAAEAGRRASTGGKPRTVLRLVPGAGHAVGLHLDRDELTAVLVDLTGTVVAERRAPLAFGAGARAVVEVAAEEVRELLGAGAAGRGAGDVGPVSGVGVALPGPLDHAEGVLHRVTGFPEWDGFPLRDALAERLGLPVTVDKDTNAAALGLALAGAADSFAYVHLGTGLGAGLVLGGTVHRGARTGAGEFGHQVLQLDGPRCECGDRGCVEALCLAAVARGELEEAARVLGTAAGNLVGLLDIDRVLLGGRTVFAAEDLFVRGVGAVVAERVRRGGGGGGATVPVPVPVGLAPGGERAVAEGAAQLVLAPVFGRADVAFPGRRGGRG; this comes from the coding sequence GTGAAGTCGTACGTGCAGAGGGAAAACCCAGGCGTGAACCTGCCGGCGCTGCGTGGGCACAACGCGGCGCTCGTGCTCGATCTGCTGCGTGCCGCGGGGGAGACGGGCATCAGTCGTCTTGAACTCGCCGAGCGCACGGGGCTCACGCCGCAGGCGGTCAGCAAGATCACGGCGCGGCTGCGGGCGGAGGGCCTTGCGGCGGAGGCGGGACGCCGCGCCTCGACGGGCGGCAAGCCGCGTACGGTGCTGCGCCTCGTGCCCGGCGCGGGGCACGCGGTCGGCCTCCACCTGGACCGGGACGAGCTGACGGCCGTCCTCGTCGACCTCACCGGCACGGTCGTCGCCGAACGCCGCGCCCCGCTCGCCTTCGGCGCGGGGGCGCGGGCGGTGGTGGAGGTCGCGGCGGAGGAGGTGCGGGAGCTGCTGGGTGCGGGTGCGGCGGGACGTGGTGCGGGGGATGTGGGGCCGGTCTCCGGGGTCGGGGTCGCGCTCCCGGGGCCGCTCGACCACGCGGAGGGAGTCCTGCACCGGGTCACCGGGTTCCCCGAGTGGGACGGATTCCCGTTGCGGGACGCGCTGGCGGAGCGGCTCGGACTGCCGGTCACCGTCGACAAGGACACGAACGCCGCGGCACTCGGCCTCGCGCTCGCGGGTGCGGCCGACTCCTTCGCGTACGTCCACCTGGGCACGGGGCTCGGTGCCGGGCTCGTGCTCGGCGGGACCGTCCACCGCGGGGCGCGCACGGGGGCGGGGGAGTTCGGGCATCAGGTGCTCCAGCTGGACGGGCCGCGGTGCGAGTGCGGGGACCGGGGGTGCGTGGAGGCGCTCTGCCTCGCGGCGGTCGCGCGGGGCGAGCTCGAGGAGGCGGCACGGGTCCTCGGCACGGCCGCGGGGAACCTGGTGGGGCTCCTCGACATCGACCGCGTGCTCCTCGGAGGGCGGACGGTGTTCGCGGCGGAGGATCTTTTCGTACGGGGGGTGGGGGCGGTCGTCGCTGAACGGGTCCGGCGCGGGGGCGGAGGCGGGGGCGCAACGGTCCCGGTTCCCGTGCCCGTGGGCCTCGCCCCCGGAGGGGAGCGGGCCGTCGCGGAGGGCGCGGCGCAACTCGTCCTCGCGCCCGTCTTCGGCCGCGCGGACGTGGCGTTTCCGGGCCGCCGCGGAGGCCGGGGCTGA
- a CDS encoding ABC transporter permease has product MLVHSRKVKWATWVLFLVLFLPLFALPLLVILMASFAEHWSGAFPSGFTGEHYASATRGESLQALTTSLVTACAASLLALAVGTWAALAAASLKRGGRRFVDALFVLPVAVPSVVVGLAVLVAFSRPPMILNGTRWIVILAHALLVTAFAHQSVSAAIARLDPVYEQAAASLGARPSYVLWKVRLPLLLPSLNAAAGLCFALSMGELSATMMLYPPDWMPLPVRIYAATDRGSTFTGAAVAVVLMAATLLVLLAVSRIRTRASYR; this is encoded by the coding sequence GTGTTGGTGCATAGCCGCAAGGTGAAGTGGGCCACCTGGGTCCTGTTCCTCGTGCTCTTCCTGCCGCTGTTCGCGCTGCCGCTGCTCGTGATCCTGATGGCGTCGTTCGCCGAACACTGGTCCGGTGCCTTCCCGTCCGGGTTCACCGGCGAGCACTACGCGTCGGCGACCCGAGGCGAGTCCCTGCAAGCCCTGACCACCAGCCTCGTCACCGCATGCGCCGCCAGCCTCCTCGCGCTCGCCGTGGGGACCTGGGCCGCGCTCGCCGCCGCCTCCCTGAAGCGGGGCGGCAGGAGGTTCGTGGACGCCCTGTTCGTGCTGCCCGTCGCCGTGCCGTCCGTGGTCGTCGGGCTCGCCGTCCTCGTCGCGTTCTCCCGACCGCCGATGATCCTCAACGGCACGCGGTGGATCGTGATCCTCGCCCACGCCCTCCTCGTCACCGCCTTCGCCCACCAGTCGGTCTCGGCCGCGATCGCGCGCCTCGACCCGGTGTACGAACAGGCCGCCGCGTCACTCGGCGCCCGTCCCTCGTACGTCCTGTGGAAGGTGAGACTGCCCCTCCTGCTGCCGTCCCTGAACGCGGCGGCCGGGCTCTGCTTCGCCCTGTCCATGGGCGAGTTGAGCGCCACGATGATGCTCTACCCGCCGGACTGGATGCCGCTGCCCGTGCGCATCTACGCGGCCACCGACCGCGGCTCCACCTTCACCGGCGCCGCCGTCGCGGTGGTCCTGATGGCGGCCACGCTGCTCGTCCTCCTGGCCGTCTCCCGCATCCGGACCCGCGCCTCCTACCGATGA
- a CDS encoding 2-aminoethylphosphonate ABC transporter permease subunit, translated as MASPTERPGAGDPAPGGVPTLPRALDSARAGGTPIAVRNACPQRERRLRRLPAFVWALPPVALLGVFFLYPLFLVVQQSVQPDTGGTSLQPYSDVFGSEAFREALGTTVWLAVGATVGCLVLGFVLALVIAFVPFPGGKAVARFIDVFLSFPSFLITLALLFVYGTKGMANGVWTDTTGAAEGPFQFLTTPWGVLLAEITYFTPFVMRPLLAAFSQIDTAQIEVASSLGARPARIVRRVILPEALPALAAGGSLVLVMCLNEFGIVLFTGAKGVTTLPMLVYSKAILESDYPAACVVAVVNIAISVGLYGLYRVVSRRVGA; from the coding sequence ATGGCTAGTCCCACCGAACGCCCCGGTGCAGGTGACCCGGCACCGGGGGGTGTGCCCACCCTCCCCCGAGCTCTCGACTCCGCTCGAGCAGGGGGGACCCCCATCGCCGTGCGGAACGCCTGCCCACAGCGGGAGCGGCGACTGCGGAGGCTGCCCGCGTTCGTGTGGGCCCTTCCCCCCGTCGCCCTCCTCGGGGTCTTCTTCCTCTACCCGCTCTTCCTCGTCGTCCAGCAGTCCGTGCAGCCCGACACCGGGGGGACCTCCCTTCAGCCCTACTCCGACGTCTTCGGCTCCGAGGCGTTTCGGGAGGCGCTCGGGACCACCGTGTGGCTGGCGGTGGGGGCCACCGTCGGGTGTCTCGTGCTCGGGTTCGTGCTCGCGCTGGTCATCGCCTTCGTGCCGTTTCCCGGGGGGAAGGCCGTGGCCAGGTTCATCGACGTCTTCCTCTCCTTTCCGTCCTTCCTGATCACGCTCGCCCTCCTCTTCGTCTACGGGACGAAGGGCATGGCCAACGGCGTGTGGACGGACACGACGGGCGCCGCCGAGGGCCCGTTCCAGTTCCTGACGACCCCGTGGGGCGTGCTGCTCGCGGAGATCACGTACTTCACGCCCTTCGTGATGCGGCCCCTGCTCGCCGCGTTCTCGCAGATCGACACCGCGCAGATCGAGGTCGCATCCAGCCTCGGTGCCCGGCCCGCCCGCATCGTGCGGCGCGTCATCCTGCCCGAGGCGCTGCCCGCGCTCGCCGCGGGCGGCAGCCTCGTCCTCGTCATGTGCCTGAACGAGTTCGGGATCGTCCTCTTCACGGGGGCGAAAGGGGTCACGACCCTCCCGATGCTCGTGTACAGCAAGGCGATCCTCGAATCCGACTATCCGGCGGCCTGCGTCGTCGCCGTCGTCAACATCGCGATCTCCGTGGGCCTCTACGGCCTGTACCGGGTGGTGAGCCGTCGTGTTGGTGCATAG